A section of the Malus sylvestris chromosome 17, drMalSylv7.2, whole genome shotgun sequence genome encodes:
- the LOC126610277 gene encoding glutamyl-tRNA(Gln) amidotransferase subunit A, chloroplastic/mitochondrial-like: MLSTLQAPRSLSHFRTNPTLLLRYTSLKPLSSLSSQPVTHSTITDQSPSPNALPHSQILSTRHSLLSRHLTATQLADSFLARLRLTEPHLRSFLHVSDSVLAQARELDEKNQRNEELGPLAGVLVAVKDNICTAEMPSTAGSRVLEGYTPPYDATAVRKIKELGGIVVGKTNLDEFGMGSTTEGSAFQVTANPWDVSRVPGGSSGGSAAAVSARQCMVSLGSDTGGSVRQPASFCGVVGLKPTYGRVSRFGLMAYASSLDVIGCFGSSVADAGILLHAISGHDRLDATSSKREVPNLEAEHVSISSLDSKPLKGLRIGLIRETLDDGVDTGVTSAVRNAALHLEELGCSVTEVSLPSFSLGLPAYYILASSESSSNLSRYDGVRYGNQVPADELNSQYKDSRAKGFGSEVKRRILTGTYALSAGYYDAYYKRAQQVRTIIRKSFKVALDEHDILISPAAPSAAYKIGEKKNDPLAMYAGDIMTVNVNLAGLPALVLPCGFVEGGSAGLPVGLQMIGAAFDEGKLLKVGHIFEQTLQNCNFVPPLIADEVTS; this comes from the exons ATGCTATCGACACTCCAAGCACCGCGCTCGCTCTCCCACTTCCGCACAAACCCCACCCTCCTCCTCCGCTACACCTCCCTTAAACCCCTTTCTTCCTTATCCTCACAGCCCGTCACCCACTCCACCATCACAGACCAATCCCCGTCCCCAAACGCACTCCCCCACTCCCAAATCCTCTCCACCCGCCACTCCCTCCTCTCTCGCCACCTCACTGCCACCCAGCTCGCCGACTCCTTCCTCGCCCGCCTCCGCCTCACCGAGCCCCACCTCCGCTCCTTCCTCCACGTCTCCGACTCCGTCCTCGCCCAAGCCCGCGAGCTCGACGAGAAGAATCAGAGGAATGAGGAGTTGGGTCCCTTGGCTGGGGTCCTTGTTGCCGTCAAGGACAATATCTGCACGGCTGAGATGCCCTCCACGGCTGGGTCTCGTGTTCTGGAGGGCTACACGCCGCCGTATGACGCCACTGCCGTCAGGAAGATAAAAGAACTGGGTGGGATTGTGGTGGGGAAAACCAATTTGGATGAGTTTGGCATGGGTAGCACCACTGAAGGCTCAGCGTTTCAG GTGACTGCAAACCCGTGGGACGTGTCTCGGGTGCCAGGAGGGTCATCGGGAGGCTCAGCAGCAGCTGTGTCTGCTAGGCAGTGTATGGTGTCATTGGGGAGTGATACTGGTGGAAGTGTGAGGCAGCCAGCTTCGTTTTGTGGTGTTGTTGGATTGAAGCCTACATATGGGCGTGTCTCAAGATTTGGACTTATGGCGTATGCATCGTCGCTTGATGTCATCGGCTGCTTTGGTTCGTCTGTGGCTGATGCTGGGATTCTTCTCCATGCAATTTCTGGCCATGATAGACTTGATGCAACTAGCAGCAAGCGT GAGGTTCCCAACCTTGAAGCTGAACATGTTTCCATAAGTTCGCTAGATTCTAAACCTCTTAAAGGATTGAGGATTGGGCTGATCCGGGAAACTCTGGATGATGGTGTTGATACTGGAGTAACTTCTGCAGTTCGTAATGCTGCTTTGCATCTTGAAGAATTAGGATGCTCCGTAACCGAG GTTTCATTACCTTCTTTCTCACTTGGGTTGCCAGCCTATTACATTCTTGCTTCATCTGAGTCGTCTTCAAACTTATCACGTTATGATGGTGTCAG GTATGGAAACCAAGTTCCTGCTGATGAGTTGAACTCACAATATAAAGATTCCCGAGCCAAGGGTTTTGGTTCTGAG GTCAAAAGGAGAATTCTAACGGGAACGTATGCCCTTTCAGCTGGTTATTATGATGCATATTATAAGCGCGCCCAGCAG GTGAGGACTATAATTCGAAAAAGCTTCAAGGTAGCACTAGATGAACATGACATCCTAATTTCACCTGCGGCTCCATCTGCTGCTTATAAGATTG gtgaaaagaaaaatgatccgTTAGCAATGTATGCAGGTGACATAATGACT GTCAATGTTAACTTGGCAGGTCTACCTGCACTGGTTTTGCCATGTGGATTTGTTGAAGGGGGGTCTGCAGGCCTTCCTGTTGGTCTTCAAATGATCGGTGCAGCATTTGACGAG GGAAAGTTGCTTAAAGTGGGTCATATATTTGAGCAGACTTTGCAGAATTGCAATTTTGTTCCTCCATTGATAGCAGATGAGGTCACATCCTAG